One segment of Rosa chinensis cultivar Old Blush chromosome 6, RchiOBHm-V2, whole genome shotgun sequence DNA contains the following:
- the LOC112173836 gene encoding L-ascorbate oxidase homolog, producing the protein MGFTWHFGAVVLVLALVTLVNCEDPYRFFEWNVTYGDIYPLGVKQRGILINGQFPGPEIYSVTNDNLIINVYNSLPEPFLITWNGVQQRRNSYQDGVYGTTCPIPPGKNFTYTLQMKDQIGSFFYFPSLAFHKAAGGFGAIKILSRPRIPVPFPEPANDYSVLIGDWYNIDHKRLQAVLDYGHRLPSPHGLLINGRGGNDTWFTVEQGKTYRLRISNVGMQNSLNFRIQGHRMKLVEVEGTHTVQTTYDSLDIHVGQSYSVLITADQAPQDYYIVTSTRFTSQVLTSTAVLHYSNSGRQVSGPIPGGPTTQTGWSLSQARSIRTNLTASGPRPNPQGSYHYGLVNVSRTIRLSSSARQVNGKQRYGVNGVSFIPADTPLKLADHFKIDGVFKVGSIPDNPSSKNLHLDTAVMGADFRAFVEIVFENNENILQSWHLDGYYFWVVGMDGGQWTPASRKQYNLIDAVSRHTTQVYPKSWTAVYVALDNVGMWNVRSQFWTRQYLGQQFYLRVYSPVESIRDEYPIPRNAFLCGRAAGRTSR; encoded by the exons ATGGGTTTTACGTGGCATTTCGGTGCCGTCGTTCTGGTTCTGGCTCTTGTCACACTTGTGAATTGTGAAGACCCTTACAGGTTCTTCGAGTGGAATGTGACCTACGGTGACATTTACCCTCTCGGCGTTAAGCAACGG GGTATTCTTATAAATGGGCAGTTTCCGGGGCCGGAAATCTACTCCGTCACCAATGACAACCTCATTATCAACGTTTACAACAGCTTGCCGGAGCCTTTCCTCATTACAtg GAATGGAGTTCAACAGAGGAGAAATTCATACCAAGATGGAGTGTATGGGACAACATGCCCCATCCCACCAGGCAAGAACTTCACCTACACACTCCAAATGAAGGATCAAATTGGCAGTTTCTTCTACTTCCCATCTCTTGCATTTCACAAGGCTGCTGGTGGCTTTGGAGCCATTAAAATCCTCAGCAGGCCTAGAATCCCAGTTCCATTCCCAGAACCAGCTAATGATTACTCTGTTCTAATTGGAGATTGGTACAATATTGATCACAAG AGACTACAAGCTGTTCTTGATTATGGTCATCGGCTTCCCAGCCCACACGGTCTATTAATCAATGGCCGTGGAGGCAATGACACATGGTTCACAGTTGAACAAG GTAAAACTTACAGGCTTAGGATATCAAATGTGGGTATGCAGAACTCACTCAACTTCCGGATCCAAGGTCACCGAATGAAGTTGGTTGAAGTTGAAGGAACTCACACTGTCCAGACCACCtatgattcccttgatatccacGTTGGCCAATCATACTCTGTACTGATCACAGCGGATCAGGCCCCTCAGGACTACTACATTGTCACCTCAACCCGTTTCACCTCCCAAGTCCTCACCTCCACTGCCGTCCTTCACTACAGCAACTCAGGGCGTCAAGTTTCAGGCCCCATTCCCGGTGGGCCTACCACCCAAACCGGCTGGTCCCTTAGCCAGGCTCGTAGCATTAG GACAAACCTAACAGCTAGTGGACCTAGACCAAACCCACAAGGCTCATACCACTATGGTCTTGTAAATGTGAGCAGAACCATCAGACTATCGAGCTCAGCCCGTCAAGTAAATGGGAAACAGAGATATGGAGTGAATGGTGTGTCGTTCATCCCTGCTGACACTCCACTAAAGCTTGCAGACCACTTCAAGATTGATGGAGTTTTCAAAGTTGGAAGCATTCCAGATAATCCCTCCAGCAAGAACTTGCACCTTGACACTGCAGTTATGGGTGCTGACTTTAGAGCCTTTGTGGAAATTGTGTTTGAGAACAATGAGAACATTCTTCAGAGTTGGCACCTTGATGGATACTACTTCTGGGTAGTTGG aaTGGATGGAGGACAATGGACACCAGCTAGTAGAAAGCAGTACAATCTTATAGATGCAGTTTCAAGACACACCACACAG GTGTATCCCAAGTCATGGACTGCAGTTTATGTAGCATTGGACAATGTGGGTATGTGGAACGTGAGGAGTCAGTTTTGGACTCGACAATACCTTGGACAACAATTTTACCTACGAGTTTACTCACCGGTGGAGTCTATTAGAGATGAGTACCCTATTCCAAGGAATGCTTTTCTTTGTGGCCGAGCTGCTGGCAGAACATCTAGATAG
- the LOC112172239 gene encoding signal recognition particle 43 kDa protein, chloroplastic, translated as MEALFVNQYSISGGLKLSPNLTASSFPSQPHLIIRLRLRPAPKSSISVIQNQQNQFLETQKPLSSDSADESYGEVDKIIGSRAVEGGTGMQYLIQWKDGHAPSWVSSDSIAKDVVAEYDSPWWTAAKKADDAALRELLEAEDDRDVDAVDSDGRTALLFVAGLGSEPCVRLLAEAGADLDHRDNVGGLAALHMAAGYVRPGVVKLLVELGADPEVEDDRGRKPLDLAKEVLSTTPKGNPVQFARRLGLESVIRELEGAVFEYAEVHQLLEKRGKGDAVEYLVKWKDGGDNEWVNARFIGEDLVRDFEAGLEYAVAEGVMGKRVGDDRKMEYLVKWTDIDEATWEPEENVDPDLIKEFEDKGSSTGTGVPNVG; from the coding sequence ATGGAAGCCCTCTTCGTCAACCAGTACTCCATCTCCGGCGGCCTCAAACTCTCCCCCAACCTCACCGCCTCCTCTTTCCCTTCCCAACCCCACCTCATCATCCGCCTCAGACTCAGACCCGCCCCCAAATCATCCATCTCCGTCATCCAAAAccaacaaaaccaattcctcgAAACGCAGAAACCGCTCTCATCAGACTCCGCCGACGAGTCGTACGGAGAAGTCGACAAGATAATCGGCAGCAGAGCGGTGGAGGGTGGCACCGGAATGCAGTACTTGATCCAGTGGAAAGACGGGCACGCCCCTTCCTGGGTCTCCTCCGACTCCATAGCCAAAGACGTGGTTGCCGAGTACGACAGCCCCTGGTGGACCGCTGCCAAAAAGGCCGACGACGCCGCTCTCAGGGAGCTCCTGGAAGCCGAAGACGACCGCGACGTTGACGCCGTCGACTCCGACGGCCGCACGGCTCTTCTGTTCGTCGCCGGTCTGGGATCCGAGCCGTGCGTCCGGCTGCTGGCGGAGGCCGGAGCGGACCTCGATCACAGGGACAACGTCGGCGGGTTAGCGGCCTTGCACATGGCGGCCGGGTACGTGAGGCCAGGTGTCGTGAAGCTATTGGTGGAGCTGGGGGCGGACCCGGAGGTGGAGGACGACAGAGGACGGAAGCCGTTGGATTTGGCCAAGGAGGTACTGAGCACGACTCCCAAGGGGAACCCGGTTCAGTTCGCGAGGAGGTTGGGGTTGGAGAGCGTGATTAGGGAGCTGGAGGGGGCGGTGTTCGAGTACGCGGAGGTGCACCAGTTGTTGGAGAAGAGAGGGAAGGGGGATGCCGTCGAATATTTGGTCAAATGGAAGGACGGTGGAGATAACGAGTGGGTCAACGCGCGGTTCATTGGGGAGGACTTGGTGAGGGACTTTGAGGCGGGGTTGGAATACGCTGTGGCTGAGGGAGTGATGGGGAAGAGAGTCGGGGACGATCGGAAGATGGAGTACTTGGTCAAATGGACGGATATAGATGAGGCCACGTGGGAGCCCGAGGAGAATGTCGACCCCGATTTGATCAAGGAGTTTGAGGACAAGGGGAGTAGTACCGGTACCGGGGTGCCCAATGTGGGATAG